From one Amycolatopsis sp. FDAARGOS 1241 genomic stretch:
- a CDS encoding CaiB/BaiF CoA-transferase family protein produces the protein MPEVRPLDGIKVVDLSRILAGPYCTQYLGEMGADVVKVEPPGHGDDTRLWGPPFVGDEAVYFLAANRNKRGIVLDLKSERGRDAVRRLVADADVLVENFRPGTLERWGLSYAELSELNPRLIHVSITGFGQTGPYRDRPGYDLVAQALGGVMGLTGEPDGAPAKVGLPVADLNAGTWAIIGVLMALQARHQTGRGQYLDVSLLDAQLAWHIYAAGAHFYDKPRPRRMGSAHPSIVPYQAYHVSDGWLIIAVGSEKLWRVLCRVLGLDLAEDPRFSTNAARSEHRDELNALLGEVLVTRTVDDWMKVFDEASIPAAPINDIDDVYADPWTAARDQVVRLPHPTIGTYLGTGFPVKASGTQPRPTSPPPVLGQHTVEVLAELGYSETEIEEFLA, from the coding sequence ATGCCCGAGGTCCGCCCGCTCGACGGCATCAAGGTCGTCGACCTCTCCCGGATCCTGGCGGGGCCGTACTGCACGCAGTACCTCGGCGAGATGGGTGCCGACGTCGTGAAGGTCGAGCCCCCCGGACACGGCGACGACACGCGCCTGTGGGGCCCGCCGTTCGTCGGCGACGAAGCCGTGTACTTCCTCGCCGCCAACCGGAACAAGCGCGGGATCGTGCTCGACCTCAAGTCCGAGCGCGGCCGCGACGCCGTGCGCCGGCTCGTGGCCGACGCCGACGTGCTCGTCGAGAACTTCCGCCCCGGCACGCTGGAGAGGTGGGGGCTCTCGTACGCCGAGCTGTCGGAGCTCAACCCGCGGCTGATCCACGTGTCGATCACCGGCTTCGGCCAGACCGGGCCGTACCGCGATCGGCCGGGTTACGACCTCGTCGCGCAGGCGCTCGGCGGCGTGATGGGGCTGACGGGGGAGCCCGACGGCGCGCCGGCGAAAGTCGGCCTGCCCGTCGCCGACCTCAACGCGGGCACGTGGGCGATCATCGGCGTGCTGATGGCGCTGCAGGCCCGGCACCAGACCGGCCGCGGCCAGTACCTCGACGTCTCCCTGCTCGACGCTCAGCTCGCGTGGCACATCTACGCCGCCGGCGCGCACTTCTACGACAAGCCGCGGCCGCGCCGGATGGGGTCGGCGCACCCGAGCATCGTGCCGTACCAGGCCTACCACGTGTCCGACGGCTGGCTGATCATCGCGGTGGGCAGCGAGAAGCTGTGGCGCGTGTTGTGCCGCGTGCTGGGGCTCGACCTCGCGGAGGACCCGCGGTTCTCCACCAACGCGGCCCGCTCGGAGCACCGCGACGAGCTCAACGCGCTGCTCGGCGAGGTGCTGGTGACGCGCACCGTCGACGACTGGATGAAGGTCTTCGACGAGGCGAGCATCCCGGCCGCGCCGATCAACGACATCGACGACGTGTACGCCGACCCGTGGACGGCCGCGCGCGACCAGGTCGTGCGCCTGCCGCACCCGACGATCGGCACGTACCTCGGCACCGGTTTTCCGGTGAAGGCTTCAGGCACCCAGCCACGACCGACGTCGCCGCCGCCCGTGCTGGGCCAGCACACGGTGGAGGTGCTGGCCGAGCTGGGGTACTCGGAGACTGAGATCGAGGAGTTCCTGGCGTGA
- a CDS encoding VOC family protein, with protein sequence MAYDFQVTVDSMNPHAQADWWAETLGWTVEPSDEAFIREMIAKGYAKESDTTKHNGALVWREGAAISHPETSRRVLFQLVPEGKTVKNRLHFDVRVGADQMDAEVEKALARGATFLHRGSQGPNRWVTAADPEGNEFCIG encoded by the coding sequence ATGGCGTATGACTTCCAAGTAACCGTGGACTCCATGAACCCCCACGCCCAGGCCGACTGGTGGGCCGAGACGCTCGGCTGGACCGTCGAACCCAGCGACGAGGCCTTCATCCGCGAGATGATCGCCAAGGGGTACGCGAAGGAGTCCGACACGACGAAGCACAACGGCGCTCTCGTGTGGCGCGAGGGCGCGGCGATCTCCCATCCGGAGACCTCGCGGAGAGTGCTGTTCCAACTCGTGCCGGAGGGCAAGACCGTGAAAAACCGCCTCCACTTCGACGTCCGCGTCGGGGCGGACCAGATGGACGCCGAGGTGGAGAAGGCCCTCGCACGAGGTGCGACGTTCCTGCACCGGGGCAGCCAGGGGCCGAACCGGTGGGTGACGGCCGCGGATCCGGAGGGGAATGAGTTTTGTATCGGGTGA
- a CDS encoding aspartate aminotransferase family protein, giving the protein MHNPLWHPFADMGAVDGDRFVITRGKGSYVWDDGGRRYFDATASLWYANFGHGRPEITQAVTAQLEKLDSYNLFGYYANEPALELATRLAELAPFENGKIFLGSGGGDVVDTAVKIARAHFVHTGRPDKVHVIGRTQGYHGTHGFGTAVGGIPVNSEGFGPMASGFSHVAYDSVEALEAEILRVGADRVAAFFCEPVIGAGGVLLPPEGYLEAAVEVCHRHGVLFVADCVIAAFGRLGTWFGIDRWAVRPDMITTAKGITGGTIPLAALLVSPEVAAPFFTGSPGAPVLRHGATYSGHPVACAASLATLDIYEKDGLIPRGRELEKPLADALSGAVGHPAVAEVRAGLGFLAAVELSADVLAADPGAPGKLQRLMRDEGVLVRPVGKGIAVSPPLVAGDAELDLLGEAVGKALGRLVG; this is encoded by the coding sequence ATGCACAACCCGCTGTGGCACCCGTTCGCGGACATGGGTGCCGTCGACGGCGACCGGTTCGTGATCACCCGGGGCAAGGGCTCGTACGTCTGGGACGACGGCGGCCGCCGCTACTTCGACGCCACGGCCTCGCTGTGGTACGCGAACTTCGGCCACGGGCGCCCGGAGATCACGCAGGCCGTGACGGCGCAGCTGGAGAAGCTGGACTCGTACAACCTGTTCGGCTACTACGCGAACGAGCCGGCGCTGGAGCTGGCGACGCGGCTCGCCGAACTAGCGCCGTTCGAGAACGGCAAGATCTTCCTCGGCTCCGGCGGCGGCGACGTCGTGGACACCGCGGTGAAGATCGCGCGGGCCCACTTCGTCCACACTGGACGGCCGGACAAGGTCCACGTGATCGGCCGCACGCAGGGCTACCACGGCACGCACGGGTTCGGCACCGCGGTCGGCGGGATTCCCGTGAACTCCGAGGGGTTCGGGCCGATGGCCTCGGGGTTTTCCCACGTGGCGTACGACAGCGTCGAGGCGCTGGAGGCGGAGATCCTGCGCGTCGGCGCCGACCGGGTCGCCGCGTTCTTCTGCGAGCCGGTGATCGGTGCCGGCGGCGTGCTGCTTCCGCCGGAGGGGTACCTCGAGGCCGCGGTGGAGGTCTGCCACCGGCACGGCGTGCTGTTCGTGGCGGACTGCGTCATCGCCGCCTTCGGGCGCCTCGGGACCTGGTTCGGCATCGACCGGTGGGCCGTGCGCCCGGACATGATCACGACCGCGAAGGGCATCACCGGCGGCACGATCCCGCTGGCCGCGCTGCTCGTCTCGCCGGAGGTCGCGGCACCGTTCTTCACCGGCTCGCCGGGAGCTCCGGTGCTCCGGCACGGGGCGACGTACTCCGGCCACCCGGTCGCTTGCGCGGCTTCGCTGGCGACGCTGGACATCTACGAGAAGGACGGCTTGATCCCGCGCGGCCGGGAACTGGAGAAGCCCTTGGCGGACGCGTTGTCCGGTGCAGTGGGACATCCGGCGGTCGCGGAGGTCCGGGCCGGGCTCGGGTTCCTCGCCGCGGTGGAGCTGTCGGCGGACGTGCTGGCCGCGGACCCGGGAGCGCCGGGGAAGCTCCAGCGGTTGATGCGGGACGAAGGGGTACTGGTGCGGCCGGTGGGGAAGGGGATTGCCGTTTCGCCGCCGTTGGTGGCTGGGGATGCGGAGTTGGATTTGTTGGGCGAGGCGGTGGGGAAGGCTTTGGGTCGGTTGGTCGGCTGA